In one window of Astyanax mexicanus isolate ESR-SI-001 unplaced genomic scaffold, AstMex3_surface scaffold_48, whole genome shotgun sequence DNA:
- the LOC111190550 gene encoding alpha-tectorin-like isoform X15 has translation MGFLIPLCIPLLLLISDVGSDTFTEIPQTTTTELLTTTTEAISNPSTDPCDNYSILDEPWRATNSPNYWWGVHCDQYTSWNGWYRLLHQGNSVRMPDSCVSENMCGTHAPLWLNGPHPRLEDGVVSRQVCGSWNGACCFFNSSPIQVKACPGDYYVYEFVRPSSCSLAYCADVGNETTTEIPQTTTTETLPTTTEAISNPSTDPCDNYSILDEPWRATNSPNYWWGVHCDQYTSWNGWYRLLHQGNSVRMPDSCVSENMCGTHAPLWLNGPHPRLEDGVVSRQVCGSWNGACCFFNSSPIQVKACPGDYYVYEFVRPSSCSLAYCADVGNETTTEIPQTTTTETLPTTTEAISNPSTDPCDNYSILDEPWRATNSPNYWWGVHCDQYTSWNGWYRLLHQGNSVRMPDSCVSENMCGTHAPLWLNGPHPRLEDGVVSRQVCGSWNGACCFFNSSPIQVKACPGDYYVYEFVRPSSCSLAYCADVGNETTTEIPQTTTTETLPTTTDVGSITPSEITTTTQPPTTTTETPTTTAPLNTSTGPFYPFGVGDIENGRIDDGGSPAISLLQHFIFFGTTYAQLYVNNNGHLTFDQSWYSYVPYQFPANAGRDIIAPYWTDIDNYYNGIISYQQYTSGSVLTQATQDINQYFPQLHFNATWVFVATWNRVGYCCSNSGEETSFQVVLISDGRLSFVLMNYGHIAPTSRAVQAGYDTSDSSYYFSIPGSFQRNYNNDFTYTSNVNVTGRWAFRVDHGSQTCQFNGNTVPQGTSFWTDSSCWERCTCTRRGLQCSSQPCTYSQACRPAALEYSCQNVQRQTCTISGDPHYYTFDNQIFHFQGTCTYVLSEACGDGLPYYRIEGKNEHRGSTRVSWTRLVRVFVYDEELELVKDHQYEAKVNGSFASTPFSLRNGSIQVYQSGFSVAISTDFGLVVTYDAYSYVTISVPFDYQNATCGLCGNFNHHPEDDFRTPSGEVLSSDTDFANSWTATGDTDPGCQNTCSGLTCAACTEAQRSLYSNSDYCGILGDPAGPFSSCHSRLSPQTFMENCIYDLCVGGGYQPILCQALNVYSAQCQQQGVQLGLWRRQGFCEISCPRNSHFESSGTSCPATCSNPTAPVNCPLPNQESCICDAGYVLSAGECVSQANCGCTFEGLYYASGQSVILDGDCGRQCSCNSGVMSCQNYQCGPQEMCAIHNGVRGCRPIGYSTCWVEGPGFYHTYDGLMFSYPGACELTLSRVMGLSPLPNFAVTIQKQPSGPQGFSRVLTFEAEGTQVSMKMEEGGTATVDGQEVALPFSVGSGRIHIYHSSVKGIIMETTFGVTVRADWPHLIRITVPSTYNGTLGGLCGNFNEYLEDEFLSPDGVLLNDSRTFGDSWRDGSLSAHCEESTDIWQKGYYQDSNQFRMHCSILSSPSGPFAQCHSSLDPSAKVEDCISSLQQTEGAKEALCEALRGYAVLCQQNGIVLQEWRNITDCEFPCPTNSHYELCGTSCPAACPSLSFPYLCTQHCQEGCQCDDGLLLSGDHCVPPIGCGCLQEGRYRQGGERFWYGEQCQSLCICDGTTGFVRCNPSSCSEQETCRIVGGEYGCHPQPRATCSASGDPHYTSFDGRNFDFQGTCRYILSTVCSDNQDLPFFQVVAKNEAWNGLPVSITVEVSVNVSGHLVLVSRNKRGIAVIDSETKNLPVLLDSGSVSVYSSGQNTFITTDFGLSVSYDGSWVVRVTVPANYSGATCGLCGNFNGQTNDDFRIRSGELVSSASQFGADWKVGNDTSCDDECGDSCARCQNPVSARSQCEILRDRQGPVSFCHSYVDPEAYFNDCAFDLCLSEYQHDVLCRSIQTYVSACQSANAPVLPWRQNTTCRMDCPMNSHYELCGTDCEHTCASSIDSVCEHACSEGCFCNEGFVRSGGFCIPVEQCGCLYNGFYFNIGEKFWNQECSQHCECFAPNDLRCSSISCSPTQECMVKNGQRGCYSTMSSCMVWGDPHYLTFDGAVTTFQGTCSYEISKTCGNLLDNGLEFLVVATNMHRENKDVSFASVVDIWLSKGGQRSQITIGQNKRVKVDGTDIDSSAFQIGQLAELHQENDFVVVNASSELMVYFDGRFTLLVRLDESFHGSVCGMCGNNNGDAADDKAMPSGALAPSDDEFGNSWRSEISTQGCGAIDQRYDVNDCPFTQEYSEVCSIITNTSGPFQHCHFHVNPMVYFRSCVYDLCVYSSANGMLCSALEAYEVACTTMGLEISEWRSDLGCSYTDPCAELECTADEWCGEKDNIYGCFCNENHPRPKKESYDSKEECESSSGTMSLSRCQLFEAGFSADILHLSDPNCTGTIQNGRLVFSFDNDANICGTNLVANGTHFIYENTIQGGADSARGSIHRKKYLELQFSCIYQISQTLSMDTELTPLQSVVRKRLPGQGMYQVRIVPYQDAALSQPYNGSVKIVVDERIYVGVFVQGVDSRQIATVIDSCWATPENDQNHAVRWDLITNRCPNPEDTTVEVLQNGVSTTGRFSFRMFAFNGDYQKVFLHCSIHLCILEGNNCAARCFPGFHHRVGRSVDIHDMASISVGPFIWTV, from the exons AGGCCATCAGTAACCCAAGCACTGACCCCTGTGATAACTACAGCATACTGGATGAGCCCTGGAGAGCCACAAACAGCCCCAATTACTGGTGGGGTGTACACTGTGACCAATACACCAGCTGGAACGGCTGGTATCGTCTGCTCCATCAGGGCAATAGCGTCCGGATGCCAGATTCATGTGTTAGTGAGAACATGTGTGGAACTCATGCCCCTCTCTGGCTGAATGGTCCTCATCCTCGACTGGAAGATGGAGTAGTCAGTCGGCAGGTCTGTGGGAGCTGGAACGGTGCCTGCTGCTTTTTTAATTCCTCCCCCATTCAAGTGAAAGCCTGTCCTGGAGATTACTACGTTTATGAGTTCGTCCGTCCAAGCAGCTGTTCTTTAGCTTACTGTGCAG ATGTTGGAAATGAAACCACTACAGAAATaccacaaacaacaacaactgaGACACTGCCTACCACTACAG AGGCCATCAGTAACCCAAGCACTGACCCCTGTGATAACTACAGCATACTGGATGAGCCCTGGAGAGCCACAAACAGCCCCAATTACTGGTGGGGTGTACACTGTGACCAATACACCAGCTGGAACGGCTGGTATCGTCTGCTCCATCAGGGCAATAGCGTCCGGATGCCAGATTCATGTGTTAGTGAGAACATGTGTGGAACTCATGCCCCTCTCTGGCTGAATGGTCCTCATCCTCGACTGGAAGATGGAGTAGTCAGTCGGCAGGTCTGTGGGAGCTGGAACGGTGCCTGCTGCTTTTTTAATTCCTCCCCCATTCAAGTGAAAGCCTGTCCTGGAGATTACTACGTTTATGAGTTCGTCCGTCCAAGCAGCTGTTCTTTAGCTTACTGTGCAG ATGTTGGAAATGAAACCACTACAGAAATaccacaaacaacaacaactgaGACACTGCCTACCACTACAG AGGCCATCAGTAACCCAAGCACTGACCCCTGTGATAACTACAGCATACTGGATGAGCCCTGGAGAGCCACAAACAGCCCCAATTACTGGTGGGGTGTACACTGTGACCAATACACCAGCTGGAACGGCTGGTATCGTCTGCTCCATCAGGGCAATAGCGTCCGGATGCCAGATTCATGTGTTAGTGAGAACATGTGTGGAACTCATGCCCCTCTCTGGCTGAATGGTCCTCATCCTCGACTGGAAGATGGAGTAGTCAGTCGGCAGGTCTGTGGGAGCTGGAACGGTGCCTGCTGCTTTTTTAATTCCTCCCCCATTCAAGTGAAAGCCTGTCCTGGAGATTACTACGTTTATGAGTTCGTCCGTCCAAGCAGCTGTTCTTTAGCTTACTGTGCAG ATGTTGGAAATGAAACCACTACAGAAATaccacaaacaacaacaactgaGACACTGCCTACCACTACAG ATGTTGGCAGCATTACCCCGTCAGAAATAACTACTACGACTCAGCCACCCACTACTACTACAG AGACGCCGACCACGACTGCTCCACTGAACACTAGCACAG GTCCTTTCTATCCATTTGGAGTTGGGGATATAGAGAACGGGCGAATTGATGATGGAGGTTCACCAGCTATATCTCTTCTACAGCACTTTATATTCTTTGGCACAACATACGCTCAACTTTAT gTCAACAATAATGGACACTTAACTTTTGATCAGTCGTGGTACAGCTACGTCCCCTATCAGTTTCCTGCTAATGCTGGACGAGACATCATTGCTCCATACTGGACAGACATTGACAATTATTACAATGGAATCATCTCATACCAGCAATACACATCTGGCAGTGTTCTCACTCAGGCTACCCAGGACATTAACCAGTATTTCCCTCAGCTTCATTTTAATGCCACTTGGGTCTTTGTTGCAACGTGGAACAGAGTAGGATACTGTTGCTCTAACTCAGGCGAa GAAACATCTTTCCAAGTAGTCTTGATTTCTGATGGACGGCTGTCTTTTGTTCTAATGAACTATGGTCACATTGCTCCAACAAGCCGGGCTGTACAG GCTGGTTATGACACAAGTGACTCCAGCTACTATTTCTCAATCCCCGGATCATTTCAACGCAACTACAACAATGACTTCACATACACAAGCAATGTGAATGTCACGGGCAGATGGGCTTTCCGTGTAGATCACGGATCACAAACATGTCAGTTTAATG GCAACACTGTACCTCAGGGAACCAGTTTCTGGACAGATTCCTCATGCTGGGAGAGATGCACCTGCACTCGCAGGGGTCTCCAGTGCAGCTCACAGCCTTGCACATACTCTCAAGCCTGCCGGCCTGCTGCCTTGGAGTACAGCTGCCAAAATGTTCAACGCCAAACCTGCACCATCTCTGGAGACCCTCACTACTACACCTTTGACAATCAGATCTTCCACTTTCAGGGGACCTGCACCTATGTCCTGTCGGAG GCTTGTGGGGATGGGTTGCCATACTATCGAATTGAAGGGAAAAATGAGCACAGGGGCAGCACACGTGTATCATGGACACGCTTAGTCCGAGTGTTTGTCTATGATGAAGAACTGGAACTGGTGAAAGATCATCAATATGAGGCCAAG gTCAATGGCAGTTTTGCATCAACACCTTTCAGCCTCCGGAATGGCTCCATTCAagtctaccagtcaggtttttcAGTGGCCATCAGTACAGATTTTGGCTTGGTTGTCACATATGATGCATATTCCTACGTGACCATCAGTGTGCCTTTTGACTACCAGAATGCAACCTGTGGCCTATGTGGCAATTTCAACCACCACCCAGAGGATGACTTCCGTACACCTTCAGGTGAAGTCTTGAGTTCAGATACAGACTTTGCAAATTCTTGGACAGCAACAGGGGACACAGATCCTGGCTGCCAGAATACCTGCTCAGGCTTGACTTGTGCTGCTTGTACTGAAGCTCAGAGGAGCCTCTACAGTAATTCAGACTACTGTGGAATCCTGGGAGATCCTGCTGGTCCTTTTAGCTCTTGCCACTCAAGACTGTCACCCCAGACCTTTATGGAGAACTGCATCTATGATCTTTGTGTGGGAGGAGGATACCAGCCAATCCTATGCCAGGCACTCAATGTGTATTCTGCTCAATGCCAGCAGCAAGGCGTTCAGCTTGGCCTTTGGAGGAGACAAGGATTCTGTG AAATCTCATGTCCCAGGAACAGTCACTTTGAGTCCAGTGGAACAAGCTGCCCTGCAACGTGCAGTAACCCCACTGCTCCCGTAAACTGCCCTTTGCCGAACCAGGAGAGCTGCATCTGTGACGCAGGATATGTCCTAAGTGCTGGAGAATGTGTATCTCAAGCCAACTGTGGCTGCACTTTTGAAGGACTCTACTATGCCAGTGGTCAGTCAGTGATATTGGATGGGGACTGTGGGAGGCAGTGTTCCTGCAACAGTGGAGTAATGAGCTGCCAAAACTACCAGTGTGGTCCACAAGAGATGTGTGCAATCCATAATGGTGTGAGAGGCTGCAGACCAATAGGCTATTCCACCTGCTGGGTTGAAGGACCAGGCTTCTATCACACATACGATGGACTGATGTTCAGCTACCCAGGAGCCTGTGAACTGACCCTCAGCAGGGTGATGGGACTTTCTCCACTCCCTAACTTTGCAGTAACAATTCAGAAACAGCCCTCAGGCCCTCAGGGCTTTTCCAGAGTGCTGACATTTGAGGCAGAGGGAACTCAGGTTTCTATGAAGATGGAAGAAGGAGGAACAGCAACT GTGGATGGTCAGGAAGTTGCTCTGCCATTTAGCGTTGGCAGCGGTCGAATCCATATCTACCACAGCAGTGTGAAGGGCATAATCATGGAAACCACTTTTGGTGTAACTGTACGAGCTGACTGGCCACACCTCATCCGAATCACTGTCCCCAGTACCTACAATGGCACACTTGGAGGACTGTGTGGGAATTTCAATGAATACCTTGAAGATGAATTCCTCAGTCCCGATGGAGTCTTGCTGAATGACTCGCGAACATTTGGGGATAGCTGGCGAGATGGGTCCCTCTCAGCCCACTGTGAAGAATCCACTGATATCTGGCAAAAAGGGTATTATCAGGACAGCAACCAGTTCAGGATGCATTGCAGCATACTTTCCTCACCATCTGGACCTTTCGCTCAATGCCACAGCAGTCTGGATCCCTCGGCGAAGGTAGAGGATTGTATCAGTTCCCTGCAACAGACAGAGGGTGCAAAGGAAGCCCTGTGTGAGGCCCTGCGAGGGTATGCTGTGCTTTGCCAGCAAAATGGCATTGTCTTGCAAGAATGGAGAAACATCACTGACTGTG AGTTCCCCTGCCCAACCAACAGTCATTATGAGCTGTGTGGAACTTCCTGCCCAGCAGCCTGCCCTAGTCTCTCATTCCCCTATCTGTGCACCCAACACTGCCAGGAAGGGTGCCAGTGTGATGATGGGCTTCTTCTGAGTGGAGACCACTGTGTGCCACCCATTGGCTGTGGCTGTCTGCAAGAAGGGCGCTATAGGCAGGGTGGGGAGCGTTTCTGGTACGGTGAGCAGTGCCAGTCCCTATGCATCTGTGATGGGACCACAGGTTTTGTCCGCTGCAACCCATCATCTTGCAGTGAGCAGGAAACCTGTCGTATTGTCGGAGGAGAATATGGCTGCCACCCTCAACCCCGTGCCACATGTTCTGCATCAGGGGATCCCCATTACACCTCTTTTGATGGACGTAATTTTGACTTCCAGGGCACCTGCAGATATATCTTGTCAACTGTCTGCAGTGACAATCAAGATCTACCATTTTTCCAGGTTGTTGCAAAAAATGAAGCATGGAATGGGCTCCCAGTCTCAATCACTGTTGAAGTTTCTGTTAATGTCTCAGGACACCTGGTTCTGGTCTCACGTAACAAGCGTGGCATTGCTGTG ATTGACAGTGAGACTAAGAATCTTCCAGTCCTCCTGGATTCTGGCAGTGTCTCTGTTTACTCCAGTGGGCAGAACACATTCATTACAACTGACTTTGGCCTAAGTGTGAGTTACGATGGCTCTTGGGTAGTGCGCGTCACTGTTCCAGCTAATTACAGTGGAGCAACCTGTGGCCTGTGTGGTAACTTTAATGGCCAGACAAATGATGATTTCCGAATTCGCTCAGGTGAACTGGTTTCTTCAGCTTCTCAGTTTGGAGCTGACTGGAAGGTCGGGAATGATACTTCATGCGATGATGAATGTGGAGACTCCTGTGCACGATGCCAAAACCCAGTGTCAGCACGGTCTCAGTGTGAGATTCTCAGGGACAGACAGGGTCCTGTAAGTTTCTGTCATTCCTACGTGGACCCCGAGGCCTACTTTAACGATTGTGCTTTCGACTTATGCCTCTCGGAGTACCAACATGATGTACTGTGTCGATCTATTCAAACCTATGTGAGTGCCTGCCAGTCTGCCAATGCTCCAGTCTTGCCCTGGAGGCAGAACACAACCTGCC GCATGGACTGTCCCATGAACAGCCACTATGAACTTTGTGGCACAGACTGTGAGCATACCTGTGCTAGTAGCATTGATTCTGTATGCGAGCATGCCTGTTCAGAGGGCTGCTTCTGTAATGAAGGCTTTGTGAGAAGTGGGGGCTTCTGTATCCCAGTGGAACAATGTGGCTGCCTCTACAATGGATTTTATTTCAAT ATAGGTGAGAAGTTCTGGAACCAAGAATGTTCACAACACTGTGAGTGTTTTGCTCCCAATGACCTCCGCTGCTCCTCCATCTCCTGCTCTCCCACCCAGGAGTGTATGGTCAAGAATGGCCAACGCGGCTGCTACAGCACAATGTCCTCATGCATGGTGTGGGGTGATCCCCATTACCTTACCTTTGATGGAGCTGTAACCACCTTCCAG GGCACTTGCTCATATGAGATATCTAAGACCTGTGGCAATCTCTTAGACAACGGCCTGGAGTTTCTTGTAGTGGCGACCAACATGCACCGTGAGAACAAGGATGTGTCCTTTGCCTCTGTAGTGGACATATGGCTTTCTAAAGGGGGACAGCGTTCACAGATTACTATCGGACAGAACAAGAGAGTGAAG GTTGATGGGACAGACATTGACTCATCTGCTTTTCAAATCGGCCAACTTGCAGAATTACATCAGGAGAATGATTTTGTGGTTGTAAATGCATCCAGTGAGTTGATGGTCTACTTTGATGGTCGTTTTACACTTTTGGTGAGACTGGACGAAAGCTTTCACGGATCTGTATGTGGAATGTGTGGAAACAATAACGGAGACGCTGCAGATGACAAAGCTATGCCCAGTGGAGCTCTTGCACCCAGTGACGATGAATTTGGCAACAGTTGGAGATCAGAAATCAGCACCCAAGG GTGTGGAGCTATTGATCAGAGATATGATGTGAACGACTGCCCCTTCACACAGGAGTACTCTGAAGTCTGCAGCATCATCACCAACACCAGCGGACCTTTCCAGCACTGTCATTTCCATGTCAACCCCATGGTTTACTTCAGGTCCTGCGTGTATGATCTATGTGTCTACTCATCAGCCAATGGCATGCTGTGTTCAGCTCTGGAGGCCTATGAGGTTGCTTGCACTACAATGGGTCTGGAGATCTCAGAGTGGCGCTCTGATCTAGGCTGCT CGTACACGGACCCTTGTGCAGAGCTGGAATGCACAGCAGACGAGTGGTGTGGAGAGAAAGATAACATCTATGGCTGCTTCTGTAACGAGAACCATCCTAGACCAAAGAAGGAGTCTTATG ACTCCAAAGaagagtgtgagagcagctctggCACCATGTCTCTGTCCCGCTGTCAGCTCTTTGAAGCTGGTTTCTCTGCTGACATCCTGCACCTGAGTGACCCCAACTGCACAGGGACAATCCAGAACGGCAGACTGGTCTTCTCCTTTGATAACGATGCAAACATCTGTGGGACAAATCTTGTG GCCAATGGTACACACTTCATCTATGAGAACACTATCCAAGGAGGAGCAGACTCAGCAAGAGGATCCATCCACAGAAAGAAATATCTAGAACTGCAGTTCTCCTGCATTTATCAGATCAGCCAGACCCTCTCCATGGACACAGAATTGACCCCTCTGCAGAG cGTCGTGCGCAAGAGGCTTCCAGGTCAGGGGATGTACCAGGTCCGGATCGTTCCCTATCAGGATGCTGCCCTCTCCCAACCTTACAACGGCAGTGTGAAGATAGTGGTGGACGAGAGGATCTATGTGGGAGTGTTTGTTCAGGGGGTGGACAGTCGTCAGATTGCCACAGTGATAGACTCATGTTGGGCCACTCCTGAGAATGACCAGAACCATGCTGTCCGCTGGGATCTCATCACTAACAG gTGTCCTAATCCAGAGGATACGACAGTAGAAGTTCTTCAGAACGGTGTCTCCACTACTGGCCGTTTCTCCTTCAGGATGTTTGCCTTTAATGGAGACTATCAGAAAGTTTTCCTTCACTGCTCCATTCACCTGTGCATTCTGGAGGGCAACAACTGTGCAGCG CGCTGTTTCCCTGGGTTTCACCACAGAGTTGGCCGGTCTGTGGACATCCATGACATGGCCTCCATATCTGTGGGGCCTTTCATCTGGACAGTCTGA